A part of Microbacterium terregens genomic DNA contains:
- a CDS encoding FAD-dependent oxidoreductase encodes MSTPTIHLPAADVPVIGEYDVVVVGGGPAGIMAATAAARAGRSTLLIERYGFLGGAGTMGGLATFCGLHARIYGEDRRVIRGYTDELLERMEAMDGLNEPHLSVDNRIQALSYDISVLKIAADELVLASGAGLLFHTAVVDVVMADAGIIDAVVVESKSGRAAIRGRFFIDGSGDGDLAAWSGAPYERSEHLMYPSLMFRINGVHPEEAGEAWKTIRRIMEEAEEAGTHSFPRKKPIVRPQRNPLEWRSNLTQLSNEDGSAVDGTNVQQMTRGEIQGRQQVKDTFAFIKAVTPGFQDSYIVDIAPSIGIRETRRIVGPYQLTEDDVLGCADFDDSIGVNGWPVEAHVVGDVEFRFAPVDSRGYNQLPYRMLVPQVVENLLVAGRCASMTQGGQSSGRVTGPCFVMGQAAGTAADLALSGGTSAAGIDIRELQARLTAAGAYLGTSLPTGIATPVR; translated from the coding sequence ATGAGCACCCCCACCATCCACCTGCCCGCCGCCGACGTGCCGGTCATCGGCGAGTACGACGTCGTCGTCGTCGGGGGCGGCCCCGCCGGGATCATGGCCGCCACCGCCGCCGCGCGGGCGGGCCGATCGACCCTGCTCATCGAGCGCTACGGCTTCCTCGGCGGCGCGGGCACCATGGGCGGGCTCGCCACGTTCTGCGGGCTGCACGCACGGATCTACGGCGAGGACCGTCGTGTCATCCGCGGCTACACCGACGAGCTGCTGGAACGCATGGAGGCGATGGACGGCCTCAACGAGCCGCATCTCTCGGTGGACAACCGCATCCAGGCGCTCTCGTACGACATCTCGGTCCTGAAGATCGCCGCCGACGAGCTGGTCCTCGCCAGCGGCGCGGGGCTGCTCTTCCACACGGCCGTGGTCGATGTCGTGATGGCTGACGCCGGCATCATCGACGCCGTCGTGGTCGAGTCGAAGTCGGGCCGCGCCGCGATCCGGGGCCGCTTCTTCATCGACGGCTCGGGCGACGGCGACCTCGCCGCCTGGTCGGGGGCGCCGTACGAGCGCTCCGAGCACCTCATGTACCCGTCGCTCATGTTCCGCATCAACGGCGTGCATCCCGAAGAGGCCGGCGAAGCGTGGAAGACGATCCGCCGGATCATGGAAGAGGCCGAAGAGGCCGGCACTCACAGCTTCCCGCGTAAGAAGCCCATCGTGCGTCCGCAGCGCAACCCGCTGGAATGGCGCTCGAACCTCACTCAGCTCTCCAACGAGGACGGCTCGGCGGTCGACGGTACGAACGTCCAGCAGATGACCCGCGGTGAGATCCAGGGCCGTCAGCAGGTCAAGGACACGTTCGCGTTCATCAAGGCCGTCACCCCCGGCTTCCAGGACTCCTACATCGTCGACATCGCGCCGTCGATCGGCATCCGCGAGACCCGACGCATCGTCGGGCCGTACCAGCTCACCGAGGACGACGTGCTCGGCTGCGCGGACTTCGACGACAGCATCGGCGTGAACGGCTGGCCCGTCGAGGCGCACGTCGTCGGCGACGTCGAGTTCCGCTTCGCCCCCGTCGACTCCCGCGGCTACAACCAGCTCCCCTACCGGATGCTGGTTCCCCAGGTCGTGGAGAATCTCCTGGTCGCCGGACGCTGCGCCTCGATGACGCAGGGCGGTCAGTCCTCCGGACGCGTCACCGGACCGTGCTTCGTGATGGGCCAGGCCGCCGGTACGGCCGCCGACCTCGCGCTGAGCGGCGGCACGAGCGCCGCCGGAATCGACATCCGCGAGCTCCAGGCCCGGCTGACCGCCGCGGGCGCCTATCTGGGCACCAGCCTGCCGACGGGCATCGCCACCCCGGTCCGCTAG
- a CDS encoding IclR family transcriptional regulator domain-containing protein, whose amino-acid sequence MESQREARVYRDGGIPVAEDRSRDRIQSIERGIEVLRAFGGHDAALSPSEIVARVGLPRPVVRRILLTFAHLGYARSQNGMWSLTPRILELSSGYFSTASLPEVAYPFMGEVVERTGETCSVGVLDGVDIIHVARVEDRRPLPDAVRVGMRLPAHATALGKVLLANVPDATVDDFFRVAPLEGHTPQTIVDEAGLRLRLAQVRERGFDVSVEELHPGMLAAAVPILVDSEAVGALAASSTTVRESEQSMIDDVVPVLQDAAVRVARTYRSANPQLFRTPRA is encoded by the coding sequence ATGGAATCGCAACGCGAAGCGCGCGTGTATCGGGACGGCGGCATACCAGTGGCGGAAGACAGGTCACGCGATCGAATCCAGAGCATCGAGCGCGGCATCGAGGTGCTCCGGGCCTTCGGGGGCCACGACGCGGCGCTGAGCCCCAGCGAGATCGTCGCGCGTGTCGGGCTTCCGCGCCCCGTGGTGCGCCGCATCCTGCTCACCTTCGCCCACCTCGGCTACGCCCGCTCGCAGAACGGCATGTGGAGCTTGACGCCGCGGATCCTCGAGCTCAGCTCGGGCTACTTCTCCACCGCCTCGTTGCCCGAGGTCGCCTACCCGTTCATGGGCGAGGTGGTCGAGCGCACGGGCGAGACCTGCAGCGTGGGTGTGCTCGACGGCGTCGACATCATCCACGTCGCCCGCGTCGAGGACCGCCGACCGCTTCCGGACGCGGTGCGCGTGGGGATGCGCCTGCCGGCGCACGCGACAGCGCTGGGAAAGGTTCTGCTCGCGAACGTGCCCGACGCGACCGTCGATGACTTCTTCCGCGTCGCGCCCCTCGAGGGCCACACACCGCAGACGATCGTCGACGAGGCCGGCCTGCGTCTGCGCCTCGCCCAGGTGCGTGAGCGCGGCTTCGATGTCTCCGTCGAAGAGCTCCACCCCGGGATGCTCGCGGCGGCCGTGCCGATCCTGGTGGACTCGGAGGCGGTCGGGGCGCTGGCCGCTTCGTCGACGACAGTGCGCGAGTCCGAGCAGAGCATGATCGACGACGTGGTCCCGGTGCTCCAGGACGCCGCCGTGCGCGTCGCGCGCACCTACCGCAGTGCGAACCCGCAGCTGTTCCGGACGCCGCGCGCCTAG
- a CDS encoding ABC transporter permease, with the protein MTMSPRMLKALPWIVTPSLVIVLVFAWWAIVTLLNVNPFIFPPPQAVAESFVQLLSEPRTWSAVAVTVSEVIFGFLIAVVLGVVVGVVLGKVHWLELSLRPLIVIAQVAPKVAFVPLFVIWFGFGLTSKVVLSALLAFFPIMLNVLLGVRSVEQGHREVMQSLNATKRQTFLQLDMRSLQPYLFAGMEVGIVLATIGAIVGEYLGGNNGLGNMVVSAMNSLDAARTFALILLLSIIGLVLYLIVNEAKRFVIPWHESVYGLRNVTA; encoded by the coding sequence ATGACCATGTCACCCCGCATGCTGAAAGCACTCCCGTGGATCGTCACACCGTCACTGGTGATCGTCCTCGTCTTCGCCTGGTGGGCGATCGTGACGCTCCTGAACGTCAACCCGTTCATCTTCCCGCCGCCGCAGGCCGTCGCGGAGTCCTTCGTGCAGCTGCTCTCCGAGCCCCGCACCTGGTCGGCCGTCGCCGTGACGGTGAGCGAGGTCATCTTCGGCTTCCTGATCGCGGTAGTCCTGGGTGTCGTCGTCGGTGTCGTGCTGGGCAAGGTGCACTGGCTGGAACTGAGCCTGCGACCCCTCATCGTGATCGCCCAGGTCGCACCGAAGGTCGCCTTCGTGCCGCTGTTCGTCATCTGGTTCGGGTTCGGCCTGACCTCGAAGGTCGTCCTGTCGGCGCTGCTGGCCTTCTTCCCGATCATGCTCAACGTGCTGCTGGGTGTCCGCTCCGTCGAGCAGGGCCACCGCGAGGTGATGCAGAGCCTGAACGCGACCAAGCGTCAGACCTTCCTCCAGCTGGACATGCGCAGTCTCCAGCCGTACCTGTTCGCCGGCATGGAGGTCGGCATCGTGCTGGCGACCATCGGCGCGATCGTGGGCGAGTATCTGGGCGGCAACAACGGCCTCGGCAACATGGTCGTCTCCGCGATGAACTCGCTGGATGCGGCTCGAACCTTCGCGCTGATCCTGTTGCTGTCGATCATCGGCCTCGTGCTGTATCTCATCGTGAATGAGGCGAAGCGGTTCGTGATCCCGTGGCACGAGTCCGTGTACGGGCTGCGGAACGTCACGGCCTGA